Proteins encoded in a region of the Phocoena phocoena chromosome X, mPhoPho1.1, whole genome shotgun sequence genome:
- the P2RY4 gene encoding LOW QUALITY PROTEIN: P2Y purinoceptor 4 (The sequence of the model RefSeq protein was modified relative to this genomic sequence to represent the inferred CDS: inserted 1 base in 1 codon; substituted 1 base at 1 genomic stop codon) — MTSTESSLFTALGPHSDPDDSELELDCRFNEEFKFILLPVSYAVVFVLGLGLNALTIWLFLFCLRPWDATATYMFHLALSDTLYVLSLPTLVYYYVARNHWPFGTGLCKCICFLFYWNLYCSVLFLTCISVHRYLGICHPLRALRWGCPRLAGLLCLAVWLVVAGCLVPNLSFVTTSPKGDIILCHDTTRPEEFDHYVHFSSAVMGLLFDVPCLVTLVCYGLMAQRLYRPLPGAAHSSSRLCSLRTIAAVLTVFAVCFVPFHITRTVYYXARLLEADCWVPNIINMVYKVTRPLASANSCLDPVLYLLTGDKYXRQLRQLCRGGRPRLPTAASSLALVSLPEDSSCRWTATPQDGGLGR; from the exons ATGACCAGTACGGAGTCCTCACTGTTCACAGCCTTAGGCCCCCACTCAGATCCTGACGACAGTGAGTTGGAGCTGGACTGCCGGTTTAATGAGGAGTTCAAGTTTATCCTGCTGCCCGTGAGCTATGCAGTTGTCTTTGTGCTGGGCCTAGGCCTCAATGCCCTGACCATCTGGCTCTTCCTCTTTTGCCTCCGACCGTGGGACGCGACAGCCACCTACATGTTCCACTTAGCTTTGTCAGATACTTTGTACGTCCTGTCGCTGCCCACCCTCGTCTACTATTATGTAGCCCGCAACCATTGGCCCTTTGGCACTGGGCTCTGCAAGTGCATCTGCTTTCTCTTCTATTGGAACCTCTACTGCAGTGTCCTTTTCCTCACCTGCATCAGCGTACACCGCTACCTGGGCATCTGCCACCCGCTGCGGGCACTGCGCTGGGGCTGCCCGCGCCTTGCTGGCCTTCTCTGCCTGGCAGTTTGGTTGGTCGTAGCTGGCTGCCTCGTGCCCAACTTGTCCTTTGTCACCACCAGCCCTAAGGGGGACATCATCTTGTGCCACGACACCACCCGGCCTGAGGAGTTTGACCACTACGTGCACTTCAGTTCGGCAGTCATGGGGCTGCTCTTTGACGTGCCCTGCCTGGTCACTCTTGTCTGCTACGGGCTCATGGCCCAGCGCCTGTATCGGCCCTTGCCAGGGGCTGCCCATTCATCTTCCCGTCTGTGCTCGCTGCGCACCATCGCTGCGGTATTGACTGTCTTTGCTGTCTGCTTCGTGCCTTTCCACATCACCCGCACCGTTTATT ATGCAAGGCTGTTGGAAGCTGACTGCTGGGTGCCGAACATCATCAACATGGTCTATAAAGTGACTCGGCCTCTGGCCAGTGCCAATAGCTGCCTGGATCCTGTGCTCTATTTGCTCACTGGGGACAAGTATTGACGTCAGCTCCGGCAGCTCTGCAGGGGTGGCAGGCCCCGGCTCCCCACAGCTGCCTCCTCTCTGGCACTGGTGTCCCTGCCTGAGGACAGCAGCTGCAGGTGGACAGCCACCCCCCAGGATGGCGGCTTGGGCAGATAG